One window of Dermacentor albipictus isolate Rhodes 1998 colony chromosome 9, USDA_Dalb.pri_finalv2, whole genome shotgun sequence genomic DNA carries:
- the LOC135911246 gene encoding uncharacterized protein isoform X2, whose product MLAQCLAKCEVECLGEFLTADDRPLDDAELIRKNVFVAEDENIGTGATLGEDPSLPWLGEGEVSESDATLEEQVSKALDAVIEESKMISSQEKPRESQSANAFADPATRQPSVVEQIQCQTLLTFAERVGEPGDSDDDTCPSLGHPAKVVTQRNGQLCQNQGTAANSSEFTHREKDTLSTPSTFGTTAEHCSVLSNAGLNASGTILSEREIDSGIEGARLVNSSKALRKLAGSEKGSENLSQPAESVAECEKLGGDCTEDTEATSIPCPATKVKENVNESAFSDEVLNITERPIEALSEREHSSHVQRLSIMAVTCMDKKDNVAVVAPRTVNQVHLDVPFATKNAGNVVMEPEVVEFSGIFECDWDDALPESSEPDITFGSSTAVEFEPSPYIVDNFASNAKSVQTIGCNQQKQERHTEGTPIRYSITSHSKRSVVPFERGVSSTPLSGGIDKATHVNKELAHCSRAYSIERGVKTSFVSSNSPQMHTRVTPFGSSAVFPAARTPSLEEENEKAGTKSRAKRCCEPEQDALAEGWSTEIFEGMPDKVTATESTAGRWDTTGNSAFGSPVLDCPIIDEERITLQPFADDQTVDSSLISNTGHKVRLREQTESPSKCFSAKNSGYTYAKVPGDLSEEVSPRRKVRLERLKENMSTTKLGARRKISDWYKPLSGDTKKQTGIGENGRSSEFAREKQQRNTRMLDSSGIFRNKRKRKPLCDQSNRITRYFPARKCSATVPLALCGDKTLNAGAHHLPDLTKFRYNRVDARSRTPVNGSTSAYSTLNEAEDHYGCNADLPPNNTSFGHNLSESSDMSDSADAGTAYVWAARNNSVSGSLVATSNMQYAGWQNKPSLLGVIKHPARWENDPRKVPGRVGVGQLTADTDGGVVKNLSRSNDFKDDCPEIHAGIAANCSETSPGSQMPHVRTSDVSRSRMPGAKRNMTEDVRDVSPPLEVASNAQFSREWELGPFNGKQGSDHILGFPWGFAGSRSTDNAEFSFEQRPQEHISREIPCTNAETGYHCGVCHANGEVSDSGVLPCESSNGFYEAITFNGVGMLAAAEQRNAQTQAFEDSQDHAYRDVLENQRGISTTGEREHDLRKGRDVFHDASRLLGREHQNRPCEDDAVASCSNEQFSFDRAGEYDADGRVAYAEGGIATCRDDSWDRRDGATVQATEEDERRVLQIIQDTLRGPVLQTLGRSSASQKAHVALNPKRTATPVSVPARQHAAVAEASSSTNIGAQRTRWLQGAATVAQITAEDPARSAENGESRKSALRWPGHLNVRNLAAKLVMPQQERKQVDRTAIEQLLKPPKSNNPLANSFMTIRGVKILGPNDAAKPPK is encoded by the coding sequence GTCTCGAAAGCACTGGACGCCGTCATCGAAGAGAGCAAGATGATTTCGTCTCAAGAGAAGCCGCGCGAGTCACAAAGTGCGAACGCCTTTGCAGACCCTGCGACCCGTCAACCGTCTGTCGTCGAACAGATACAGTGTCAGACGCTATTGACCTTTGCAGAACGTGTTGGCGAGCCAGGGGACAGTGACGATGACACATGTCCTAGCCTTGGACACCCTGCGAAAGTGGTGACACAGAGAAACGGGCAACTCTGCCAAAACCAAGGGACCGCAGCGAATAGTTCCGAGTTCACCCATCGCGAAAAAGATACGCTGTCCACGCCGTCGACGTTCGGCACGACGGCGGAGCACTGCAGTGTCCTGTCAAACGCAGGGCTCAATGCCAGCGGGACCATTCTCTCTGAGCGCGAAATCGACTCGGGGATTGAAGGCGCTCGCTTGGTAAATTCTTCGAAGGCTCTCCGTAAACTTGCGGGAAGCGAGAAGGGGTCAGAGAATCTGAGCCAGCCTGCGGAGAGCGTTGCCGAATGCGAGAAGCTCGGCGGTGACTGCACAGAGGACACTGAAGCTACCAGCATACCTTGTCCGGCCAccaaagtcaaagaaaacgttAACGAATCAGCATTCTCTGATGAAGTGTTAAACATCACAGAGAGGCCGATCGAGGCTCTAAGTGAACGGGAACACTCGTCACATGTACAGCGTTTGTCGATAATGGCAGTGACTTGCATGGACAAGAAGGATAACGTTGCCGTAGTTGCTCCGCGCACGGTTAACCAGGTACACTTGGATGTGCCGTTTGCAACAAAAAACGCAGGAAACGTTGTGATGGAACCGGAAGTGGTAGAATTCAGTGGCATCTTTGAATGTGACTGGGATGATGCTTTACCGGAGTCATCAGAGCCTGATATAACATTCGGCTCCTCGACCGCCGTCGAGTTTGAACCATCGCCTTACATTGTCGACAATTTCGCCAGCAATGCTAAGTCGGTGCAAACAATCGGCTGCAACCAGCAGAAACAAGAGCGTCACACAGAAGGCACTCCAATACGTTATAGTATTACTTCTCATTCGAAGCGATCAGTGGTGCCATTCGAACGGGGTGTATCATCAACGCCGTTATCAGGAGGCATTGACAAAGCAACACACGTTAACAAGGAGCTGGCACATTGCTCAAGAGCATACAGCATTGAACGAGGCGTCAAGACGTCCTTTGTTTCCAGTAATTCTCCCCAAATGCACACTCGGGTGACGCCCTTTGGCTCCAGCGCCGTCTTTCCAGCTGCAAGAACTCCTTCCTTGGAAGAAGAGAACGAAAAAGCGGGTACAAAGTCCCGAGCCAAAAGGTGCTGCGAACCGGAGCAGGACGCGCTTGCAGAAGGTTGGAGTACTGAAATTTTTGAAGGTATGCCTGACAAAGTTACTGCCACCGAATCGACCGCAGGTAGGTGGGATACAACGGGCAACAGTGCCTTCGGTTCGCCGGTGCTGGATTGTCCAATAATCGATGAAGAACGGATTACGCTGCAACCATTCGCGGATGACCAGACAGTAGATAGTTCATTGATTTCAAATACTGGCCACAAGGTGAGACTAAGAGAACAAACAGAATCACCCAGCAAGTGCTTCTCCGCAAAAAACTCCGGGTATACTTACGCCAAAGTTCCGGGAGACCTTTCAGAAGAGGTGTCACCACGCCGTAAAGTTAGACTAGAAAGGCTCAAGGAAAACATGAGCACCACAAAACTTGGAGCTCGCCGAAAGATAAGCGATTGGTATAAACCACTGAGCGGCGACACCAAGAAGCAAACTGGCATAGGAGAAAACGGGAGAAGCAGCGAATTTGCTAGAGAGAAACAACAAAGGAACACTCGCATGCTCGACTCGTCGGGGATATTCCGAAACAAACGCAAGAGGAAGCCGCTGTGCGATCAGTCCAATCGCATCACGCGGTACTTCCCCGCCAGAAAGTGCTCCGCGACAGTGCCGCTAGCGCTATGTGGGGACAAGACGTTGAACGCAGGCGCTCACCACCTGCCCGACCTGACAAAGTTTAGGTACAATCGCGTGGATGCTCGTTCCAGGACACCTGTCAATGGGAGTACCTCTGCGTATAGTACGCTGAACGAGGCAGAAGATCATTATGGTTGTAACGCCGACTTGCCGCCCAACAACACTTCTTTTGgacacaatttgtcagaaagctCTGACATGTCCGATTCAGCAGACGCTGGCACTGCATATGTGTGGGCAGCTCGCAATAATAGCGTATCTGGGTCCTTGGTTGCCACAAGCAATATGCAATACGCAGGCTGGCAAAACAAGCCGTCGCTACTCGGTGTCATCAAGCATCCAGCACGTTGGGAAAATGACCCTCGGAAAGTACCTGGTAGGGTGGGGGTTGGTCAACTCACAGCCGATACCGATGGTGGTGTAGTGAAAAACCTCAGTCGTTCCAATGACTTCAAAGACGACTGTCCTGAAATCCATGCTGGAATCGCTGCCAACTGCTCCGAAACGTCCCCTGGCAGTCAAATGCCACACGTCAGGACAAGTGATGTTTCACGCTCGCGAATGCCTGGAGCAAAGCGTAATATGACTGAAGATGTTCGGGATGTTTCGCCCCCTCTTGAAGTAGCTTCGAACGCTCAATTTTCTCGCGAATGGGAACTCGGCCCTTTTAACGGGAAACAAGGCAGTGATCATATTTTAGGATTTCCATGGGGCTTCGCAGGTTCGCGGTCCACGGACAATGCAGAATTCAGCTTTGAGCAGAGACCCCAAGAACACATTAGCAGAGAAATACCATGCACAAATGCCGAAACAGGTTATCACTGTGGTGTTTGTCATGCTAACGGGGAAGTCAGCGACTCCGGTGTTCTGCCCTGTGAATCATCGAACGGCTTTTACGAAGCTATTACATTCAACGGCGTCGGCATGCTCGCAGCAGCGGAACAGCGAAACGCGCAAACACAGGCGTTTGAAGACTCACAAGACCACGCTTATCGTGATGTCCTCGAGAACCAACGTGGCATCTCCACGACAGGAGAACGGGAACATGATTTGCGTAAAGGGAGAGATGTTTTCCACGACGCCTCGCGGCTTCTCGGCAGGGAACATCAGAATAGACCCTGTGAAGATGACGCAGTCGCCAGCTGTTCCAACGAGCAATTCTCCTTTGACAGAGCTGGCGAATACGACGCGGACGGGCGGGTGGCATACGCCGAAGGAGGAATAGCAACGTGCCGCGACGACTCTTGGGACAGGCGTGACGGTGCGACAGTGCAAGCTACCGAGGAAGATGAGCGGCGCGTGCTGCAAATAATTCAAGATACACTGCGAGGACCGGTCCTTCAGACACTAGGAAGGTCTTCTGCTTCGCAGAAAGCGCACGTCGCCCTCAATCCTAAGCGCACGGCAACTCCTGTGAGCGTTCCTGCGAGGCAGCATGCGGCAGTGGCGGAGGCATCCAGCTCGACGAATATTGGCGCCCAACGCACACGGTGGTTGCAAGGTGCCGCCACTGTGGCGCAGATCACCGCGGAAGACCCCGCCAGAAGCGCTGAGAATGGAGAGTCCCGCAAATCTGCACTCCGTTGGCCGGGCCACCTCAACGTGCGCAACCTCGCCGCGAAACTGGTGATGCCGCAGCAAGAGCGGAAACAGGTGGACAGGACAGCGATTGAGCAACTGCTTAAGCCACCAAAGAGCAACAACCCGCTAGCCAACAGTTTCATGACCATCAGGGGCGTGAAGATCCTAGGTCCGAATGATGCCGCGAAACCCCCTAAGTGA